The Jannaschia sp. M317 DNA segment ACGACACGCTGCGTGGGGGCATGGGGATCGACACCCTGATCGGCGGCGCCGGTGCGGATTCGATTGAGGGCGGCGCAGGCCGTCATATCTTTGCGGGCACCGGGGACGATACTGTTCATGGCGGCGCATCCGGGGACGGGCGCGCCTATGGGGACGAGGGGAACGACAGGCTTCTTGGGTCGGATCACGGTGATTTTCTCGTCGGGGGGACGGGCGACGATTTCCTGTTCGGAGGGGCGGACGGGGACGTTCTCTTTGGCGGATCGGGCAACGATACGTTGATCGGCCAAGTCGGATCCGACCGGTTGAATGGCGGTGATGGTGCCGACATGTTCGTTCAGACCATCGGCCATCGCCACCTTAGAGACTGGGTCCAGGACTTCGATCCGACGGAAGGGGACCGACTTGTCGCGGACAACCGCGATTTGAGCACTCATCACTTCTCCGTAGAGGCACGGGACATCTTGGGCGCGGGTGACCCGGAGATTGCGGAGCTGGCCGTCAAACACCAGTCGGGGACGTTCTGGATCCTGATCGATGGGGCCGCGTTGTCGAGCGTGCCGATCCTGCTCGACGGAGAGGAATACGACCTGCTGGCCTGACGGGCGGTTCCTGCGAGGCGGGCCGTCGGCCTCTCCCGTTGGGTTCTTCCCATCCGCAGGCAATTCCGCTAGAGGGCACGCATCTGAGACGTGACGCCACGACCCCGGCGCATGACATGATGAAGGGGGTCGGCGGCAATGGGGCCGCCATTCAACGACGCACCGGCAGGGGCCGGATTGGCGTCAGACAGGATGACACATGTTCAACATCGTGAAGAAAGAGATGGAGTGGGGGCATGACACCCTCACCCTGGAAACCGGCAAGGTAGCGCGCCAGGCCGACGGCTGCGTGATCGCCACCTATGGCGAGACCTCCGTCATGGCGGCGGTGACCTATGCCAAGCAGCCGAAGCCGGGTCAGGACTTCTTTCCCCTGACCGTGCACTACAATGAAAAGTACTATGCCGCGGGCAAGATCCCCGGTGGCTTCTTCAAGCGCGAAGCGCGTCCGACCGAGAAAGAGACGCTGACCTCGCGTCTGATCGACCGTCCGATCCGCCCGCTGTTCGTCGAAGGCTTCAAGAACGAAGTCCTCGTGATCTGTACCGTTCTGTCGCACGACCTGGAAAACGACCCCGACATGGTCGCGATGATCGCCGCCTCGGCTGCGCTGACCATCTCTGGCGCGCCCTTCATGGGCCCGATCGCCGGTGCGCGGGTCGGTTTCGTTGATGGCGAGTACATCCTGAACCCCAGCGTCGACGACATGCAGGGCCTGCGCAACGACCCCGAGCAGCGTCTCGACCTGGTCGTCGCCGGCACCAAGGACGCGGTCATGATGGTCGAGTCCGAGGCCTATGAGCTGTCGGAAGCCGAGATGCTGGGCGCGGTCAAGTTCGGCCACGACCAGATGCAGCCGGTCATCGACCTGATCATTTCGCTGGCCGAAGACGCCGCGAAAGAGCCGATGGATTTCCAGGCACCCGATTACTCCGCCATTCTGGGTCGCGTGATGGATCTGGGCGAGCAGAAGATGCGCGACGCCTATGCCATCACCGACAAGCAGGAGCGGACCTCGGCCGTGGCCGCCGCCAAGGACGCCATCAAGGCAGAGCTGACCGAAGAAGAGCTGGCCGATGCCAACCTGGGCACCGCGCTGAAAAAGCTCGAATCCAAGGTTCTGCGCGGCGATGTCGTCAAGAACGGCAAGCGGATCGACGGTCGCGCGCTGGACACTGTGCGTCCCATCGTCTCCGAGACGGGCCTGCTGCCCCGGACCCATGGCTCCGCGCTGTTCACCCGTGGTGAGACGCAGGGCCTGGTCGTGACCACGCTGGGCACGGGCGACGATGAGCAGTTCATCGACGCGCTGCATGGCAACTTCAAATCCAACTTCCTGCTGCACTACAACTTCCCGCCCTACTCGGTCGGCGAAGTGGGTCGCTTCGGTCCTCCGGGGCGCCGCGAAATCGGCCACGGCAAGCTGGCCTGGCGTGCGTTGCAGGCGGTTCTGCCGACGGCGACGGACTTCCCCTACACCATCCGTCTCGTGTCCGAGATCACCGAATCCAACGGCTCCTCCTCGATGGCCTCCGTCTGTGGCGGTTCGTTGTCGATGATGGACGCGGGCGTGCCCTTGAAGGCCGCAGTGGCCGGCGTGGCAATGGGCCTGGTCATGGAAGAGGACGGCTCCTACGCGGTGCTGACCGACATCCTGGGCGACGAGGATCACCTCGGCGACATGGATTTCAAGGTGGCCGGCACCGAAGAGGGGATCACCTCGCTTCAGATGGACATCAAGATCGCAGGCATCACGCCCGCCATCATGGAAAAGGCGCTGGAGCAGGCCAAAGCTGGTCGTATCCACATCCTGGGTGAGATGTCGAAGGCGCTCAGCGCGCCCTCCGGCTTCTCGGAGCATGCGCCCCGCATCGAGACGATGCAGATCCCGACCGACAAGATCCGCGAAGTCATCGGGTCCGGCGGCAAGGTCATCCGTGAAATCGTCGAAGTGTCCGGTGCCAAGGTCGACATCAACGACGACGGCATCATCAAGATCGCGTCCGCCAACGGCGAGGCCATCCAGAAGGCCTACGACATGATCCACTCGATCGTGGCCGAGCCGGAAGAGGGCAAGGTCTACAAGGGCAAGGTCGTGAAGATCGTCGATTTCGGCGCCTTCGTGAACTTCTTCGGCAAGCGTGACGGCCTCGTGCACGTCTCCCAGATCGAAAACCGCCGCCTGAACCATCCGTCGGATGTTCTGAAGGAAGGTCAGGAAGTCTGGGTCAAGCTGCTGGGCTTTGATGATCGCGGCAAGGTCCGGTTGGCCATGAAGATGGTCGACCAGGCAACCGGCGAAGAGACCAAGGCCGAAGACGCCGAATAAGCGTCCCGGAAAATGGCAAAGCGAAGGGCCCCGGCAGAGATGCCGGGGCCCTTTGTTGTGGACCCGCACCTGATCGGACCTGTGGAAAAATCTGGCCGATCCGGGCGTGCGGCAAAGCCGCTTGATGTGCTCGCGATCGCGGCAGAACAACAGCTTGGCCGCGCGCGCCAGATCAAGACCGGGGCTACCCCCTTAACCTTCTGCTAACCATCTGCCTGTATCGAGGCGTCATGACCCGACATGGACAAGCCCTGATCATGATCGTCGCGCTGGCATTCCTGCTGGTCGCGCTAGGCTGGTCAGCCTTCGCGTGGGGGGATGTTCTTGCCACGCTCGACGGCGGGTCGGGCAAAGAAACGGTCGAGATAGGCCTGTAGCACCGGGTGATCATCCCAACCGACCAGATCCCTGGTTCCGTAGTAGGTCAGCGCATTCAGCCAGGGCGCGATGGCGATGTCGGCAATCGAAAATTCGCCCGCGATCCAGTCGCGATCCTGCAATTGACCTGACAGGACGTTCAACAGACGCCTGGCTTCGGCGGCAAAGCGGTCGCGGGGGCGCTTGTCTTCCCATTCGGCCCCTGCGAACTTCGCGAAGAAGCCAAGCTGTCCCAGCATCGGCCCGAGACCGCCCATCTGCCACATCAGCCACTGGGTGATCACGGCCTTGTCGGCGGCGGTCTGACCGATCAACTTGCCGGTCTTCTCGCCCAGATACAAAAGGATCGCCCCGCTTTCGAACAGGCCGATGGGCTGACCGCCGGGTCCGTCGGGGTCGATGATCGCGGGGATCTTGTTGTTGGGGTTCAGCGACAGGAAGGCATCGGATTTTACGTCCGCATCCGACAGGGTCACGCGGTGCGCTTCATAGGGCAGGCCCATCTCCTCCAGGGCGATGGCGACCTTGATGCCGTTGGGGGTGGGAAAGCTGAACAGTTGCAGCTTGCTTGGGTCCTGGGGGACCCAGCGTTCGGTGATCGGAAAGTCAGAGAGATCGGCCATCTGGGGCCTCCTTTGGCGAAACGGGTTGAACGACACCTAACCTCTGAATTCGTGAACGAAACAGGTGACAACCGTGCGTTTTCTGACAGGGTCCTGTGCAAGGGCCCGATCCAGAACCTGGCCTGACTGGGAACACAAGGGAAACAAGCGACCATGGTAAACGAATTCAAGGACTTCATCGCCAAGGGCAATGTCATGGACATGGCCGTCGGTATCATTATCGGTGCTGCTTTCACCGCGATCGTGACATCGCTGGTGGGCGATATCATCAATCCGATCATCGCGCTGTTCACCGGCGGCGTTGATTTTTCGGGCTGGTTCTATGAACTCGATTTCGACGGTGACACGAACTACGCCTCGCTCGATGCGGCGTCCGAGGCGGGCGTGCCGGTCTTTGCCATCGGCAAGTTCATCATGTCCGTGATCAATTTCCTGATCATTGCCTGGGTCGTCTTCTTGCTGGTCAAGATGGTCAACCGCGTAAAGGCCGCCGCCGAAAAGCCCGACGAAGTCGCCCCCGAGGTGCCCACCGGCCCGTCCGAGCTGGACGTCCTGCTGGAGATCCGCGACAGCCTGAAGGCGCAACGCCCCGACGCCTGAGCCGAAACGAAAAAGGGCCCGCGTGCCGTACACGCGGGCCCTTCGCCAAACCTGACGGGGATCAGGCGGCGTCGAGGACCTTCATGGGATCGACGGAGTCCATCCCAAGTGCCTCGCCGACGGCTGCGTAGGTCAGCTGACCGGCGTGCACATTCAGGCCCGCGCGCAGGTGCGGGTCGGCCAGGCAGGCGGCGCGCCAGCCCTTGTCGGCCAGCGCCAGCATGAAGGGCAGCGTCGCGTTGCCCAGAGCGATGGTCGAAGTCCGCGCCACGGCACCCGGCATGTTGGCCACGCAATAGTGCATGATGCCGTCCACGTCGTAGATCGGATCCTGGTGGGTGGTGGCCTTCGACGTCTCGAAGCAGCCGCCCTGGTCGATGGCGACGTCGACGATGGCGGCACCCGGCTTCATGTGGGACAGTTGCGCGCGGCTGACCAGCTTGGGCGCGGCGGCACCCGGGATCAGGACGGCACCGATGACCATATCGGCCTTCACTACCATCTCGGCGGTGTTGCTGGCCGAGGCATAGCGCGTCTGAAAGACAGAGCCGAAGGCATCGTCGAGATAGCGAAGACGCGGCAGCGAGCGGTCCAGAACGGTGACGCTGGCGCCCATGCCGGCGGCGATGCGCGCCGCGTGGGTGCCGACGACGCCGCCACCGATCACGACCACCTCGGCGGGGGCCACGCCGGGCACGCCGCCCAGCAGGACACCGCGGCCGCCATTGGCCTTTTGCAGGGTATAGGCCCCGACCTGCGGTGCCAGGCGGCCCGCGACTTCGGACATCGGTGCCAGCAGCGGCAGGCCGCCCATGCGGTCGGTCACGGTCTCATAGGCGATGCAGGTCGCGCCCGAGGCGATCAGGTCCTTCGTCTGCTCCGGGTCGGGGGCCAGGTGCAGGTAGGTGAACAGCAGCTGACCTTCGCGCAGCATGGCGCGCTCGACGGCCTGGGGCTCCTTCACCTTCACGATCATGTCGGCCTTGGCAAAGACCTCCTCGGCGGTGTCGACCAGCTGGGCACCATAGGCCTCGTACTCCTCGTCCGAGAAGCCGGAGCCGACGCCCGCGCCGCGTTCGATGATGACCTGGTGGCCGTGGCCGATGGCCTCCATCGCGGCCGCTGGGGTCACGCCCACGCGGAATTCCTGGGGTTTGATTTCTTTGGGGCAGCCGATGAGCATTGGAGGGTCTCCCTGTTGAGCTTTGGGCGGAACATAGGGGCGCCTTGGCACAAAGACTTTGCCAATTCTGTTGCCGACCACGATCAATGCGCGTTAATTTCGCGCCATATTATCATTCTACGGGAAATTAGTGCGCAATGCAGGACTACGACGAGACTGACAGGCGACTGCTGCGATTCGTCCAGCGTGACGCAAGCCTGTCTGCCGCGCAGCTGTCGGAGCGGGTGAACCTGTCGCCGTCCGCCTGCCACCGGCGGTTGCAGCGGTTGCAGACGGCTGGCGTGATTACCGGCCATGTCGCCTTGCTGGACCCGCGCCGGGTCGGGCGGCCCACGACGGTGTTCGTGGAAATCAGCCTGTCGACCCAGGCGGACGAAGTGCTCGATGCCTTTGAAGCCGCCGTTGCGCGCATTCCCGACGTGCTGGAATGTCACCTGATGACCGGGGCCTACGATTACCTGCTGAAGGTCGTGGCCCGCGACTCCGAGGATTTCGCCCAGATCCACCGCCGCCATCTGGCGCGCCTGCCCGGCGTGTCCAAGATGCAGTCGTCGTTTGCGCTCAAGACGGTGTGCAAGACGACGGCCCTGCCGGTCTGAATTAGGTCAGTATCTGACCCAAAGCAAACAGGCTGGCCCCCGCCAGAACGCCCTGCACCATGCTGCCACGCCAATAGGCCACACCCAAAGCCGCCGCGCCTGCGACCAGACGCACCGGGTCCGGCGTGCCACCCGTCGCCGCGGGCCAGACCAGCAGGGGCGCGACCAGCCCCGGCAGGATCGCAACCGCCGTATAGCGCAGGTGCCGCAGCACCCAGGCCGGCAGGGGGCGATCACCGATCAGCCCGATGAACAGGAAGCGCGTCAGATAGGTGCCCAGACCCATCACGGCGATGATGCCCCAGATATAGCTGTCGCTCATGCCCGCCGCTCCATTTCTGCGCCCGCCGCCATGGCCAGCAGTGCCGCGAAAATCAGGCCCAGGTTCCAGGGCACCCAGGCCAGCGCCAGCGCGGCGGTCACCGACACCAGCGCCGCGACCACATGCGCCCGCGTCCGCAGCATCGGCCCGACCAGCGCCAGAAACGCCAGCGGCAATGCGAAGTCGAGCGACCAGCTCTCGGGCACCTGCGCACCCAACAGCGCCCCTATCAGGGTCGAGCCGACCCAGGCCGGAAACACCGGCAGCGCGGTACCCGCAAAGAACGCCACCTTGTCGCGCAGCGACCAGGCCGGGTTGTCGTCATAGGCGGATTGGCTCAGCGCATAGGTCTGATCGACCAGCAGATAGGCGATGATGACCCGCTGCCAGGCGGGGGCCGGGCCCAGGTGCGGGGCCAGGCTGGCGGAATACATCACCATCCGAAGGTTCACAGCCAGGGCCGACAGGATCACGATGGCGGCGGGGACGTCATCCACCATCAGTTGAATCGCGGTAAATTGCGACGCCCCCGCGATGACCAGCGAGGTAAAGGCCATCACCTGCGTCAGGGTCAGCCCGGCCTCGGTCGCCAGGACGCCGAACAATGCGCCGAAAGGCACCAGGATGACGACGAAGGGAAACCCCTTCGCCATACCTTCCCGGAACGGGGAACTCACCATTGCTTGCATCCTCTTCGCCCGGCGGACACTCTGCCGATAGCCCCAAGGTTCGCAGGCCTCAAGTGTCCGTCCAGATCCCACCCACACTGCGGGTCGTCCCCGACCCCGCCGACCCCCGCCTGACCCGCGCCGTGACCGGGCGCGATCAGACCGGTGCGGCCGTCGATCTGCGCGTGGTGGAGGAGCGGCCGCTGACGATCTATCTCAACAGCCGCGAAATCGTGACGGCCATGACCATCGGCGATCATCCCGAATGGCTGGCGCTGGGATTTCTGGGCAATCAGGGGATGCTGCGGGCGTCGGACGTCGTGACCGGCGTGGACTACGACGATGAATTGCAGGTCGTCGTCGTCCGCACCGAGGTCGAGACGGACCACGAGGCCAAGCTGGCCCGCGCCACCCGCACCTCCGGCTGTGCCGTCGGCACGGTCTTCGGCGACATGATGGAGGGGTTGGAGAATCTGACCCTGCCCGACACGCCGCTGCGCGTCTCGGATCTGCGT contains these protein-coding regions:
- the pnp gene encoding polyribonucleotide nucleotidyltransferase, with the translated sequence MFNIVKKEMEWGHDTLTLETGKVARQADGCVIATYGETSVMAAVTYAKQPKPGQDFFPLTVHYNEKYYAAGKIPGGFFKREARPTEKETLTSRLIDRPIRPLFVEGFKNEVLVICTVLSHDLENDPDMVAMIAASAALTISGAPFMGPIAGARVGFVDGEYILNPSVDDMQGLRNDPEQRLDLVVAGTKDAVMMVESEAYELSEAEMLGAVKFGHDQMQPVIDLIISLAEDAAKEPMDFQAPDYSAILGRVMDLGEQKMRDAYAITDKQERTSAVAAAKDAIKAELTEEELADANLGTALKKLESKVLRGDVVKNGKRIDGRALDTVRPIVSETGLLPRTHGSALFTRGETQGLVVTTLGTGDDEQFIDALHGNFKSNFLLHYNFPPYSVGEVGRFGPPGRREIGHGKLAWRALQAVLPTATDFPYTIRLVSEITESNGSSSMASVCGGSLSMMDAGVPLKAAVAGVAMGLVMEEDGSYAVLTDILGDEDHLGDMDFKVAGTEEGITSLQMDIKIAGITPAIMEKALEQAKAGRIHILGEMSKALSAPSGFSEHAPRIETMQIPTDKIREVIGSGGKVIREIVEVSGAKVDINDDGIIKIASANGEAIQKAYDMIHSIVAEPEEGKVYKGKVVKIVDFGAFVNFFGKRDGLVHVSQIENRRLNHPSDVLKEGQEVWVKLLGFDDRGKVRLAMKMVDQATGEETKAEDAE
- a CDS encoding glutathione S-transferase family protein: MADLSDFPITERWVPQDPSKLQLFSFPTPNGIKVAIALEEMGLPYEAHRVTLSDADVKSDAFLSLNPNNKIPAIIDPDGPGGQPIGLFESGAILLYLGEKTGKLIGQTAADKAVITQWLMWQMGGLGPMLGQLGFFAKFAGAEWEDKRPRDRFAAEARRLLNVLSGQLQDRDWIAGEFSIADIAIAPWLNALTYYGTRDLVGWDDHPVLQAYLDRFFARPAVERGKNIPPREG
- the mscL gene encoding large conductance mechanosensitive channel protein MscL; protein product: MVNEFKDFIAKGNVMDMAVGIIIGAAFTAIVTSLVGDIINPIIALFTGGVDFSGWFYELDFDGDTNYASLDAASEAGVPVFAIGKFIMSVINFLIIAWVVFLLVKMVNRVKAAAEKPDEVAPEVPTGPSELDVLLEIRDSLKAQRPDA
- the ald gene encoding alanine dehydrogenase, whose translation is MLIGCPKEIKPQEFRVGVTPAAAMEAIGHGHQVIIERGAGVGSGFSDEEYEAYGAQLVDTAEEVFAKADMIVKVKEPQAVERAMLREGQLLFTYLHLAPDPEQTKDLIASGATCIAYETVTDRMGGLPLLAPMSEVAGRLAPQVGAYTLQKANGGRGVLLGGVPGVAPAEVVVIGGGVVGTHAARIAAGMGASVTVLDRSLPRLRYLDDAFGSVFQTRYASASNTAEMVVKADMVIGAVLIPGAAAPKLVSRAQLSHMKPGAAIVDVAIDQGGCFETSKATTHQDPIYDVDGIMHYCVANMPGAVARTSTIALGNATLPFMLALADKGWRAACLADPHLRAGLNVHAGQLTYAAVGEALGMDSVDPMKVLDAA
- a CDS encoding Lrp/AsnC family transcriptional regulator; the protein is MQDYDETDRRLLRFVQRDASLSAAQLSERVNLSPSACHRRLQRLQTAGVITGHVALLDPRRVGRPTTVFVEISLSTQADEVLDAFEAAVARIPDVLECHLMTGAYDYLLKVVARDSEDFAQIHRRHLARLPGVSKMQSSFALKTVCKTTALPV
- a CDS encoding AzlD domain-containing protein — translated: MSDSYIWGIIAVMGLGTYLTRFLFIGLIGDRPLPAWVLRHLRYTAVAILPGLVAPLLVWPAATGGTPDPVRLVAGAAALGVAYWRGSMVQGVLAGASLFALGQILT
- a CDS encoding AzlC family ABC transporter permease, giving the protein MVSSPFREGMAKGFPFVVILVPFGALFGVLATEAGLTLTQVMAFTSLVIAGASQFTAIQLMVDDVPAAIVILSALAVNLRMVMYSASLAPHLGPAPAWQRVIIAYLLVDQTYALSQSAYDDNPAWSLRDKVAFFAGTALPVFPAWVGSTLIGALLGAQVPESWSLDFALPLAFLALVGPMLRTRAHVVAALVSVTAALALAWVPWNLGLIFAALLAMAAGAEMERRA
- a CDS encoding formate dehydrogenase accessory sulfurtransferase FdhD; the protein is MSVQIPPTLRVVPDPADPRLTRAVTGRDQTGAAVDLRVVEERPLTIYLNSREIVTAMTIGDHPEWLALGFLGNQGMLRASDVVTGVDYDDELQVVVVRTEVETDHEAKLARATRTSGCAVGTVFGDMMEGLENLTLPDTPLRVSDLRALSHAINRTPSLYLQAGAIHGTCLCAGPDPLAYFEDVGRHNAVDKLAGWMRAEGVTAADKTLYTTGRLTSEMVIKCALMGIPALVSRSGFTAWGVEIAQQVGLTVIGRMKGDRFLCLSGEERVVWDV